In a single window of the Sander lucioperca isolate FBNREF2018 chromosome 19, SLUC_FBN_1.2, whole genome shotgun sequence genome:
- the pigh gene encoding phosphatidylinositol N-acetylglucosaminyltransferase subunit H gives MEDEAFTDINGKSISLDCQSHSSLCSEFIVSVPKVSIGKVMVYTCCVWLLAYAVFFFTENTAVLSSAIFITLVGMMLHIHFVKVDHESLLVIGSLGIQVSSSYASGRETTTFIEMSKIKDIVINEAIYMHQIIYYLCVLLKEPSDPNAVSSVVPLFQSSKPRLNCLVKVYKSCQEIISKC, from the exons ATGGAAGATGAAGCCTTCACCGACATTAATGGCAAAAGCATATCTCTGGACTGTCAGAGTCACTCTAGCCTTTGTAGCGAGTTCATTGTTAGCGTCCCCAAAGTGTCCATCGGCAAGGTGATGGTGTACACCTGCTGTGTTTGGCTTTTGGCGTACGCTGTGTTCTTCTTCACAGAG AACACAGCTGTTCTGTCCAGCGCTATATTCATCACCCTGGTTGGCATGATGCTTCACATCCACTTTGTGAAGGTAGACCACGAGTCCCTGCTTGTCATCGGCTCCTTAGGCATACAGGTGTCCTCCAGCTACGCCTCAGGCCGCGAGACCACCACATTCATTGAGATGAGCAAGATCAAGGACATTGTCATCAATGAAGCTATTTACATG CATCAAATCATCTACTACCTTTGTGTGCTGTTGAAGGAGCCTTCAGATCCAAATGCAGTGTCAAGTGTTGTGCCATTGTTTCAG AGTTCGAAGCCAAGGCTGAACTGCTTAGTGAAAGTTTACAAAAGCTGTCAGGAGATTATTTCAAAGTGCTAA
- the zfyve1 gene encoding zinc finger FYVE domain-containing protein 1, with product MSGQGPAVDKAMNTVLGCQESYACGGSDEAAFECDECGSLQCARCELELHRQERMRNHDRVRIAPGHVPFCDSCKGDSSCSYNGGRLRALVRCQGCKINLCLDCQKRTHSGVNKRKHPLTPYPPAKAPQDNSLGAGESQMEILKGELEKVCSFLLVDEREEMQVKDEDDFVSRLGCRSDELLKVVSIFGNTGEGKSHTLNHTFFLGREVFKTSPTQESCTVGVWAAMDPVHRVVVIDTEGLLGAGANQGQRTRLLLKVLAICDVVIYRTHADRLHDDLFKFLGDASDAYLKHFTRELKATTTRCGLDVPLSTLGPAVIIFHETVHTKLLGSDKPSESAERLLQERFRKLGLFPEAFSSIQYRGTRTYNPPTDFSGLLRSLEQQLDNNTTRSPRSASVIYKALQALSERFSGEISEEYMASNSFFPDEYFTCSSLCLSCGSGCKRSMNHLKEGLDHEAKHRCRYSAQYDNRIYTCKACYEGGKEVVVVPKTTASSDSPWFGLAIYAWSGYVIECPNCAVIYRSRQYWYGNQDPVETVVRTEIQHIWPGSDGFLKDNNNAAQRLLDGVKYISQSVSELSVKPAKAVTSWLTDQIAPTYWKPNSLILKCHKCGEEFQPNDTKHHCRACGEGFCDPCSSKTRPVPERGWGLAPVRVCDACFHNRGISTELLDAALEEEGGTLIARKVGEAVQNTLGAVVGAIDIPLGLVKDAARPAYWVPDQDIHSCSECQREFSPRLSIHHCRACGQGVCDDCSQERRAVPSRGWDHPVRVCNGCNQKPGEL from the exons ATGAGTGGTCAAGGTCCAGCTGTAGATAAAGCAATGAACACAGTCTTAGGCTGTCAGGAGAGCTACGCCTGTGGGGGTTCAGATGAGGCTGCCTTTGAATGTGATGAATGCGGCAGCTTGCAGTGTGCCCGCTGTGAACTGGAGCTCCATCGCCAGGAGCGGATGAGGAATCACGACCGGGTTCGGATTGCGCCAGGCCACGTTCCTTTCTGTGACTCGTGTAAAGGGGACAGCAGCTGCTCTTACAACGGTGGACGGCTCCGAGCGCTGGTGCGCTGCCAGGGTTGTAAGATCAACCTGTGTTTGGACTGCCAGAAACGCACCCACAGTGGAGTCAACAAGAGGAAGCACCCTCTGACACCCTACCCCCCTGCCAAAGCTCCCCAGGATAACAGTCTGGGTGCTGGGGAGTCACAGATGGAGATCCTGAAAGGCGAACTGGAGAAGGTGTGCAGCTTCCTATTGGTggacgagagggaggagatgCAG GTGAAGGATGAGGACGACTTTGTGAGCAGACTGGGCTGCAGGTCAGACGAGCTCCTCAAAGTGGTCTCCATCTTTGGAAACACTGGGGAGGGCAAGTCGCACACCCTGAACCATACATTTTTCCTTGGAAGAGAAGTGTTTAAGACCTCACCCACCCAAGAGTCCTGCACTGTGGGTGTGTGGGCGGCTATGGACCCTGTACACCGGGTGGTAGTCATCGACACAGAAGGACTGCTTGGGGCTG GAGCTAATCAGGGTCAGCGAACACGCCTGCTCCTCAAAGTCCTGGCTATCTGTGATGTGGTCATCTACCGTACCCATGCCGACCGTCTCCATGACGATCTCTTCAAGTTCCTTGGTGACGCATCAGATGCCTACCTTAAACATTTCACCAGGGAGCTGAAAGCGACTACCACCCGCTGTGGTCTGGACGTCCCGTTGTCCACTCTGGGCCCTGCTGTAATCATCTTCCATGAGACCGTCCACACCAAGCTACTAGGATCAG ACAAACCATCTGAGTCGGCCGAGCGTCTTCTCCAGGAGCGTTTCAGGAAGCTGGGTCTGTTTCCAGAAGCGTTCAGCTCCATCCAGTACCGTGGAACTCGAACCTACAACCCTCCCACAGACTTCAGCGGTCTGCTGCGCAGCCTGGAGCAACAGCTGGACAACAACACCACCCGCTCGCCACGCTCTGCCAGCGTCATCTACAAGGCTCTGCAG GCTCTGAGCGAGCGCTTTAGCGGGGAGATTTCCGAAGAGTACATGGCCAGTAACTCCTTCTTTCCAGATGAGTACTTTACCTGCTCTAGCCTCTGCCTCAGCTGTGG TTCAGGCTGTAAGAGAAGCATGAACCACCTAAAGGAGGGCCTCGACCACGAAGCCAAACATCGCTGCCGCTACTCTGCACAGTATGACAACCGCATCTACACTTGCAAG GCCTGCTATGAGGGCGGGAAGGAGGTGGTAGTGGTTCCCAAAACGACGGCCTCGTCTGACTCACCGTGGTTTGGCTTGGCCATCTACGCCTGGTCTGG GTATGTAATCGAGTGCCCCAACTGTGCAGTGATCTACAGAAGCAGGCAGTACTGGTATGGAAACCAGGACCCAGTGGAAACAGTGGTTAGAACAGAGATCCAGCACATCTGGCCTGGG TCTGACGGTTTTttgaaagacaacaacaacgCTGCCCAGAGGCTGCTGGATGGAGTCAAATACATTTCTCAGTCAGTGTCTGAACTCAGCGTCAAGCCTGCCAAAGCAGTCACCTCCTGGCTTACCGACCAGATCGCTCCCACCTACTGGAAACCCAACTCCCTTATCCTG AAATGTCATAAATGTGGGGAAGAGTTCCAGCCCAACGACACCAAGCACCACTGTCGTGCCTGCGGAGAGGGCTTCTGTGACCCCTGCTCCTCAAAGACTCGTCCGGTCCCGGAGAGGGGCTGGGGCCTCGCACCTGTCCGAGTCTGCGACGCGTGTTTCCACAACAGGGGAATCTCAACTG AGTTACTGGATGCTGCcttggaggaggagggaggcacCCTGATAGCCAGGAAGGTTGGGGAGGCGGTTCAGAACACTTTAGGAGCTGTAGTCGGTGCCATCGACATACCTCTCG GCCTGGTGAAGGACGCAGCTCGGCCGGCCTACTGGGTCCCAGATCAGGACATCCACTCCTGCAGCGAGTGCCAGAGGGAGTTCTCCCCACGTCTCTCCATCCACCACTGCCGCGCCTGTGGCCAGGGAGTGTGCGACGACTGCTCTCAGGAGCGGCGCGCCGTGCCCTCCCGTGGCTGGGACCACCCAGTGAGGGTCTGCAACGGCTGCAACCAGAAACCCGGGGAGCTCTAG